The DNA region AAGCCAGTTCGGTGGAACACCGCCGGGTCCGCGCGGTCCTCACTTACTTAGGACGCTGAAGTAGCTCTTGGTGGCGAAGCCGTCACTCACCTAACATGGGCAGACTGTTGGTGGGGAACGAGCCGAGCCGAGGAGGACCCATGACCGACCGGACCTCCCGCAGCGTCCGCTTCTTCGGCGGGCCCCTCGACGGCCGCGTCCAGGACCTCGGTGACACGGAGCCGATCGTCGGCACCGTCCTCAAACACGTCCATCTGCACGACGGCCCCAAGATCGAAACCCGGTACGAGCTCGGCCGCGCCGAGGACGACCGCTGGGAATTCCGGCTGTGCCCCGCCCCGCTCCCGGAACCCGAGACCGACGGCGTGGGGTAGGGAAAACTCCACCTTCGGAGGGCGAAAACAGGAAGATCGATACGGCGGCCCGCACCGCTGTTTTCGCGGCCCCGAAGCACCAGGCTCTTTTCCATGCACACAAGCGGGAAACAGGGCCGGGACAGGTTCCTGGACATCGTCCGAGCGGTCGCGATCCTCGCGGTCGTCGTCCAGCACTGGGGAATGCCGGTGCTCTCGTACGCCGACGGCCATCTCTCGACCGGGAACGCCCTCGCGACGCCCGGCTGGTGGGTCATCACCTGGCTCAGCCAGGTCATGCCTCTCGTCTTCTTCGCGGGCGGCGCGGCGAACCTGATTTCGCTGAGCCGCGCGGAAAGCTCACGTTCCTGGCTCGCGGCCCGCCTCAAGCGGCTGATGATCCCGGTGCTGCCGCTGGTGGCCGTGTGGCTGTTCGTCCCGGACATCCTGCGCGGGATGGGCATTCCGGAGCAGCCGCTGCAGGTCGGTGGCGCGATCGCCGCCCAGTTGCTGTGGTTCCTGGCCGTGTACGTGCTCACCGTGCTGCTCACCCCGATGCTGGCCGCGGCACACCGCCGCTGGGGCCTGAAGGTCCCGCTCGTGATGCTCGCCGCCGCCGTGCTCGTCGACGTCGCCCGCTTCAACGACCTCGGCCTGATCGGTTTCGCGAACGCCGTCTTCGTCTGGATGGCCGTGCACCAGCTCGGTTTCCACTACGCACAAGGACGTCTCGGTTCGCTGAGCCGCAACGCCGCGCTGGGCATGGCGGGCGCCGGTTTCGGCATCACCGCGCTGATGGTCGCCTTCGGCCCGTACCCGGCCAGCATGATCGGCATGCCGGGCGCCCCGGTGTCGAACATGAGCCCGCCGACCGTGCTGCTGGCCTTCCTCGCGATCGGCCAGATCGGCCTCCTGCTGGCCTTCAAACCGCAACTGAACGCCTTGGCCACACGCCCGAGCTTCGACGCCGCCCTGAAGTGGATCGGCCCGCGGTTCATGAGCGTCTACCTGTGGCACATGCCGGCGCTGATCGTCGTCTCCGGTGTCGCCGTCTACGGCCTCGGTTACGAAACCCCCGAGCCGGGTTCCGTGCTGTGGCTGACGATGCTCCCCGCGTGGCTCGGCGCCTGCGGGCTCGTGCTCCTCGGTCTGCTGCGGATGTTCGCCCGCTTCGAAGCGCAGGGTTCCGGCCCCGCGTCGACCGCCCACACGCCTCAGCTCGTGGTGGCCGGGCTGGCGATCGCGGGCGGCTTGCTCGGCCTCGCCGCGCATGGTTTCGCCCCGCTGAGCGACGGTCTCGCGCAGGGCCCGGCGCCGTGGGTGGCACTGGCGACGGGCGGTTTCCTGCTGGCGGGCAAGCAGATCCAGGTCTCGGAGCTGGGGACGCGGCTGCTCGGCCGCGCCGTCTCGGTCACCGAGGTGGCACAGCTCAAACGCTGAGCAGTTTCGCGGGGGTGTCGTGCAGCACCGCCCGCAGGAACGGCTCACCCAGGCGATCGTCGGCTGCCCAGCCGGCGATCGCCTGCAGCTGTGTGGCGTACGAGTACGGGATGTTGGGGAAGTCGGTGCCGAGCACGACGCGGTCGGGGAACTCGGCGAGCAGGTCCTGCCAGTCCGGCGGGAGCGGGTTGCCGTGCGAGGTGAACTCCACCCCGACCATCGTGGTGTCGAGGTACACGCGCGGATACTTCCCGGCCAGCTCGAAGGCGAAGTCGATCTCCGGCATCCCGGCGTGCGCGAGCACCAGCGTCAGACGCGGATGGCGCACCAGGATCTCTTCGAACAGCCGTAGCCCGGTGTAGGCACCCTTCAACGGTCCGTGTCCACAGTGGACGACCACCGGGACACCCGCGTCCGCCAGCGCACCCCAGACGCCGTCGAGCAGCTCGTCACGCGGGTCGTAGGCGCCGACCTGGACGTGCGCCTTGAAACAGCGGGCGCCCGCACGCAGCGCACCGTCCACAACGGACAGCGCGCCGGGCTCCGGGTAGAAGGTGCCGGTCGGCACCGCCTCCGGGACACGCTCCGCGAACTCCAGCGCCCACGAGGTCAGCCATTCGGCCATGCCCGGCTTGTGCGGATAGACCAGCGGCGCGAACCTGCGCACGCCGAGCGAGCGCAGGGTTTCGACGCGCTCTTCTTCCGGCGTGCGGTAATGCACCGGCCAGGCCATGCCGTAGTGCTCCTCGGCCTGGTCGAAATAGGCCCACACCTTGTCCATGACCCGCTTCGGCAGGAAGTGCAGGTGAAGGTCCACGAGCCCGTCGATGCCGAGCGCCGAGATCCAGCCGGGGATGTCGGCGTCCGAAGCCGGTCCGTGGATCAATCGTTGTACCGGCCCTTGAGCGCCCGGCCCATGGCCCGGCTGATGGTGCGCTGCGCGTCCCGCTTGGCGATGTCCTGCCGCTTGTCGTAGGACTTCTTGCCCTTCGCCAGCGCGATCTCGACCTTGACCTTGCCGTCCTTGAAGTACATCGACAGCGGGACCAGCGAAAGACCGCTCTCCTTGGTCTTGCCGATGAGCTTCTCGATCTCCTGGCGGTGCAGCAGCAGCTTCCGGGTGCGCCGCGGCGTGTGGTTCGTCCAGGTGCCCTGCACGTACTCCGGGATGTGCACGTTGCGGAGCCAGACCTCGCCGTCGTCCACCGTGGCGAACGCGTCGGCCAGCGATGCCCGTCCTTCACGCAGGCTCTTCACCTCGGTACCGACGAGCACCAGACCGGCTTCGTAGGTATCGAGGATGGAGTAATCGTGGCGAGCCTTGCGGTTCGACACGATCACCTTTTGTCCACGTTCCTTGGGCATGACGCGACTCTACGTGAGTTTCCGTGTTCGGGCAGGTGGTTATCGGGGCGGCTAGTGGCGCACGTACAGACGCAGCGTCACGTAGCCGGTGATCGCCGAAATGACGATCGAAACGGCGAGCAGGATCGGCGCCACCGGGAACAGCAATTCGAGCATGCCGACCGCGGGGAACACGTCACCCGTGAGCACCAAGTCGAGCAACAACACCTTGGTGAGGATGAGGAAGACGATCCCGATGATCGCACCGACCAGGCCGGCGACCACCGCCTCCAGGAGGAACGGCAGCTGCGTGTACCACCGCGTCGCGCCGACCAGCCGCATGATGCCGACCTCGGTGCGCCGGGTGAACGCCGACACCTGGATCGTGTTGGCGATCAGCAGCAGCGCGGCGATGGCCATGATCAGCGCGGCCCCGAAGGCCAGGTTCCGCACACCGTTGAGCGCGTTGAACACGCGGTCCAGCGCCTTCTGCTGGTCGTCGACCTTGGAGACGCCGGGCTTGCCGGTGTACTCCTGGATGATCGCCTGGCTGCGCTCGGGGTTCTTCAGCTTGACGTGCAGCGACGCGGGCAGCGCCTCCGGCCCGGTCAGCGCGAGCAGCTCCGGCTGGCTCTCGAACATCTTCTTGAACCGCTCGTAGGACTGCTCACGGTTCTCGAAGACGACCGACTCGACACCCTCGTTGCCCTGCAGCTGCTGGCGCAGCGTCTGGCAGGCGGACTGCGAGCAGTTCGGGTCACCCGCGCTGATGTCGTTGACCAGATAGACCGAAACCTCGACGTCGGCGAGGAAGTTGGCCTTCATCTTGTCGATCGTGCCGACGGCCAGCAGGCCGAAGCCGAGCATGGCGAGGGAGACCGCGGTGGTGAGGATCATCGCGATGGTCATCGTGACGTTCCGGCGCAAGCCGGTGACTACCTCGCTGAAGACGAAACTGGCGCGCATCGGGGTTGATGTCCCTTGGAAGTCGTGGGTTACGGAGGAGGGCGGGGCCGGTCAGCGGCCGATGCCGTAGACGCCTCGGGCGTCGTCACGGATGACCTTGCCGAGCTGGAGCTCGACGACCCTTCGCCGCATCGAGTCCACGATCGAATGGTCGTGGGTGGCCATCAGCACCGTCGTGCCGGTGCGGTTGATCCGCTCCAGCAGCAACATGATGTCCTGGCTGGTGTCGGGGTCCAGGTTCCCGGTCGGCTCGTCGGCGAGCAGCACGAGCGGGCGGTTCACGAACGCGCGGGCGATGGCGACGCGCTGCTGCTCACCACCGGAGAGTTCGTTGGGGAGACGGTCGGCCTTGCCGTCGAGGCCCACGAGTTCGAGCACCTCGGGCACGACCTTGCGGATCGTGGGGCGCGGCTTGCCGATGACTTCGAGCGCGAAGGCGACGTTCTCGGCGACGGTCTTGTTCGACAGCAGACGGAAGTCCTGGAACACGCAGCCGATGGTCTGCCGCAGCCGCGGCACCCGGCGACGGGCGAGCTTGGCGACGTCGAAGTTGGAGACCATGACGCGACCCTTGCTCGGCACCTCTTCGCGCAGCAGGAGACGCAGGAAGGTCGACTTCCCGGATCCCGAGGGACCGATCAGGAAGACGAACTCGCCTTTGTCGATCTCGACCGACACCCGCTCAAGCGCGGGACGGGTCGAGGTCTTGTAGACCTTGGAAACCTCTTCGAGCCGGATCACGGTTCGGCATACTACCCATGCCCGTCGTTAAGCCCGGGTAGCCCGGTACCGGCGGCCAAGCGAGCAAGGGACCTTTGCTGTCACTCTCTTTCGGAAAGTGGTAGCAAAGGTCCCTTGCTCTCTCACGCAGGGTTGTTACGCGGCTCCGGACTGCTTGCGCCAGCGGATGCCGGCCTCCAGGAAGCCGTCGATCTCACCGTCGAGCACGGACGACGGGTTGCCGACCTCGAACTCGGTCCGCAGGTCCTTGACCATCTGGTACGGGTGCAGCACGTAGGAGCGCATCTGGTTGCCCCAGCTGGAGCCGCCGTCCTTGAGCGCGTCCATCTCGGCGCGCTCCTCCTCCTTCTTCCGCTGCAGCAGCCGCGCCTGGAGGACCTTCATCGCGGCCGCCTTGTTCTGCAGCTGCGACTTCTCGTTCTGGCACGACACGACCACGCCGGTCGGGATATGCGTGATCCGCACCGCCGAGTCCGTCGTGTTCACGCTCTGCCCACCGGGCCCGGACGAGCGGTACACGTCGACGCGGATGTCCTTCTCGGGGATGTCGACGTGGTCGACCTCCTCGACCTCGGGCATCACCTCGACGTGCGCGAAGGAGGTCTGGCGACGGCTCTGGTTGTCGAACGGCGAGATGCGCACCAGCCGGTGCGTGCCCTGCTCGACCGAGAGCGTGCCGTAGACGTACGGGGCGCTCACCTTGAAGGTGGCGGACTTGATGCCCGCTTCTTCGGCGTAGGAGATGTCGTAGACGTCCGTCGGGTAGTTGTGGCGCTCCGCCCACCGCAGGTACATCCGGAGCAGCATCTCGGCCCAGTCGGCGGCGTCCACGCCGCCCGCTTCGGACCGGATGGTGACCACGGCGTTCCGCGGGTCGTATTCACCCGACAGCAGGGTGCGGACCTCGAGCCCGTCGATGTCCTTGGTGAGCGCCGTGAGCTCGGACTCGGACTCGGCCACGCTGGCGGAGTCGCCCTCGGCCTCGGCCAGTTCATAGAGGACGCCCAGGTCGTCGAGCCGCTGCCGCAGCTCGGAAATGCGTCGCAGCTCACTCTGCCGGTGGGACAACTGGCTGGTGACCTTCTGCGCCGCTTCGGGGTCGTCCCAGAGGTTCGGGCTGGATGCCTGTTCCTCCAGCTCGGCCACCTGGGCACGCAGCGCATCCAGGTCCATCACCGACTCGATCTGCGTCAGCTTGCCGGCCAGGTCCTTCAGTGCCGCATCGAACTCATCACTCACGTCGGCCAAGGTTACGGCAAAACCCACGACCGGTTGCGGGGAACCGGTCGTGGGCACCTGTCCGGGTCAGGACTGAGGGATGGAATCCAGCAGTTTCAGTGCGGCTTTGGCCTGCGCCTGAGCGAACTCGGCGACCGCCTTGGCGTACGGGCCGTCGGCGGCCTTGGTGGCGGCCTTGGCCTCGTCGAGCTGCTGCGTGTAGCTCGCGCGGGCCGATTCGAGCAGGGTCGAGCGCTGCTTCACCGTCAACGAACCGGCGTGCACGAGACGGAGGATCAGCGGGCTGCGGAGGTGGTCAGGACCGGCTTCGGAGGACAGCCACGTCTTGAACGCCTTCTTGCCCGCCGCGGTGATGAGGTACTGCTGGCTCGACCGCGGCCCCTGCTTGCCGAGGCGGACGAGGCCCTCCTTCGACAAGGCGGGGAGCTCCCGGTACACCTGGCTGCGAGTCACGCTGAAGAAGGCGCCGAAACGCTCACCCGCCCCCGCGACCAGTTGTCCGCCCGTGGCGGGACCGTCGTGGAGAAGACCGAGCAGTGCGGCGGCTGTTGCATTCAATTCGGACACGTCCTCTACGGTCCCACTTTTCGGAACCTGTGTCCACTGTGGTCAACACATCTGTCCATTGTGGCTAGTGATATGCGCTCATTCGGCCCAACGCACTACGCCTGTCCACAATGGACCGAGCACGCTACGCAACCGGCCTTCGCCACGGACAGCGGTACGCGTCCCCCGCCCCGACCAACAACAGGGAGTGATCGCCCCGGAGGGCGCACGGGCCACGAAACCGGAAAACGAAGAAGCGCGGATCTGCGATTTCCGCAGATCCGCGCTTCGTTTTCACAGTAGCGGGGACAGGATTTGAACCTGCGACCTCTGGGTTATGAGCCCAGCGAGCTACCGAGCTGCTCCACCCCGCGTCGTTGTGTTAATAGATTACACGGGGCCCAGACCGGGTTTCACGGGGGTGCCCTTAACTTCACAAAGGGCCTTTGACCTGCCTTTATGGCGCGACTTTGTCATCCAGCCAAGCGAAGACGCCGTTGAGCACCATGGTCAGCCCGTCGCCGAACCTGCCTTCGACGTCCTCGTCGAAGACCCACGGCGAGGGCGTCGCGTCGTAACGCGGATCCCGTTCGCCCGGAACCGGATAAACGGCCTGCTCTTCGATGGTGAAACCGATGACGAAGCTGTAGACGGTGAACAACGCCCGTCCGGCCAGGTGCGGTTCGAGCCCCGCGTCGACCCTGGCCTGCAGCGGATTGTCACCGAGCAGGCTGTCGTCGGTCAGGAAAGTCCCCGCGAAGACCTTCGCCCCGTCACGGTAAGCGAGCATCATCCGGCGCAAACTCCGCGCCGCCACCTCGAAGGACTCCCGTTCCCCCATACCTTCCGGCACCCGGCCCGGCATCGCGTCCGCGTACATCCGCGTCGCCATCTCGTCGAGCAGCTCCTGCTTGTTCTTCACATGCCAGTACAGCGCGGGCGCCTTGACGTCGAGTTCCTGGGCGATCAGGCGGAGCGTCAGCCCGTTGAGCCCGACGTCGTTGAGCAGCCGAAGCCCGGCGCGGACGATGTCCTGCCTGGTCAGACCCACTTTCATCCCTCTTTCCCGCAGAAGCGCCTTGACAATTTAACAATGTTAAGGGCACTCTGGGCGGCGGTCAATTTAACGTTGTTAAGGAGTGGTATGAACAACCTGGGGACGGATGTGGTCGTGGCGGGCGCGGGGCCGACGGGGCTGATGCTGGCCCACGAACTCGCGCTCGCCGGTGTCGATGTCGTGGTCCTGGAACGGCTTCACGAGCGCACAGGGCTGTCGAAGGCGCTGAACCTGCAGCCACGCACGGCGGAAGTCCTGGAGCTGCGCGGACTTCTGGGCGGAACCGCGGAACGTTCGTTCGCGACGGTGCGCGACGGACACTTCGCGATGATCCCGGTCAGCTACGACGGCTGGGACACTCGTTTCCCTTTCCAGCTGGGGATTCCGCAGGCACAGGTGGAGGAGTACCTGGAAGAACGGCTTGCCACACAGGGAACAAAGGTCATCCGGGGCGCCGAAGTAATCGATTTCGTACAGGACAAGGACTCCGTCTCTGTCCGGTACCGAACAGATGTTGGCGAGAACCGGCTGCGCGCGAAGTTCCTCGTCGGCTGCGACGGCTCTCGAAGTGTTGTTCGCAAAGGACTCGGCGTGGACTTTCCCGGAGTGGACGGTGAGGGTTTCGGCATGGTCGCGGACGTCCTGTTCGACAAAATCCCTGACGGCGCGCAAAAACAGTGGCGAACGATGCGGAACACCGGTGAGCCGGCCGGTGCGACCACGTTCAAGGGTTTGATTCCGTTGGGAGAACCGGGCCTCTACCGCTTCGTTTACGGCGACAGGGCCTCGCGGCCTGCGGACCTCCGGGCCGCCGTCTCCCACGACGAAGTCCGGCGGGCACTGCTGGACTCGTACGGCGCGACGGCGACGGAAATCCGGTGGGCGTCACAGTTCTCCGATGCGGCGCGGCAGGCGGAGCGCTATCGCGCCGGGCGGGTGCTGCTGGCGGGCGATGCCGCGCACATCCATTTCCCGGCAGGCGGCCAGGGGCTGAACCTGGGCGTGCAGGACGCGATGAATCTGGGCTGGAAGCTCGCCGCGACAGTGCGCGGCTGGGCGGGTGACGACCTGCTCGACACCTACGAGGCCGAGCGGCACCCCGTCGGCGCTCAAGTGCTGCACAACGTCGCCGCTCAGCTGGGGCTGACCCCGCGGTCCCACCAGTCTCGCGCGCTTCGCGCCGTTTTCGCCGATCTGGCCGAGCTGCCCGAGGTGAACAAGCACCTATAGGGCATGGTCTCCGGGCTCGGGATCCGCTACCCGACCTACGGGACTTCGCATCCCGCGCTCGGCTCGCGGCTGACCGACGAGGACGTCGCGACCGAAGACGGCCCGCTGCGCCCCAGCACGCTCTTCCGCGACGGGGGCTTCGTGCTCCTGACGACCACTCCGGCCCACGTCGAGGCCGCCCGGGCCCACGCCCGCTCGCCACGCCTGACCACCCAGCTGGTCACGTCCCTGCCGTGGCCCGCCACCGAAGCCGTCCTGTACCGGCCCGACGGCTATGCCTGCTGGACCGCCCCCACGTGGTAGCAAAGGTCCCCCGCTCCCCCGGCACCCAGGGCACCTAAGCGACCGACTCACCTCGGGGGTCCAGGGGGCGGAGCCCCTCCTGGCGGGGGTCCGGGGTTTGACCCCCGGAACAAATGCGAAGGAGGCCCGTGTCTGCGCTTTCCGCAGACACGGGCCTCCAACCTCTGTAGCGGGGACAGGATTTGAACCTGCGACCTCTGGGTTATGAGCCCAGCGAGCTACCGAGCTGCTCCACCCCGCGTCGTGACACCTACCTTACGCCTGCGTTTCGAGCAGGCGCAAAGCAGGTGCCCTTTAGGTAAGCGACGTCACCCTCCAGGCTGGCCGGAGGCCGGCGGCGCACCGGACGCCGGCGGGTTCGCTGGTGGGTTGGCCGGCGGGTTGGCCTTCGCCGCCTCGTAGGCCTTCGAAGCGGCTTCGAGGCGGCCAGGGCGGCACCCTGGTCGGCGTAGTTGCCGGACTGCTGGGCGGCGCGGAACTTGACCCAGGCGTCGTGCATGTCGCCTGCGGCCTTGTCGAGCGCCGGGTTACCGCTGGCAGGCGGCTGCGGCGTCGTGGTGCCCGGGGCGGCGGGGTCGTCCCCGGCGTGCCGCCGGTCTGCGGCGGGGTGACCCCGGAACCCGTGCCGGGTCCGAAGACCTGATCCAGGGCCTCGTTGAGCGTCGGCGCGAAACCGATCTTGGTGCCGTAAGAGACCAGGACCCGGGCCAGCTGCGGATAGCTCAGCTGGTTCCGCTGCCGGATGTAGACCGGTTCCACGTAGAGGAAGCCGTTGGCGACCGGCAGGGTGATCAGGTTTCCGTACGTGACCGTGACGTTCGGGTTGTTGAACAGGGTCCGGTCCTGCGCGACCCGTGGGTCACTTTGGAATCTGTTCTGGACCTGGACGGGACCGTCCACCTGGGTGGAGCCGCTGGCGCCTGTCGGCAGTCTCAGGACACGCATCTTCCCGTAGTCCTCGGGATCCGAGGACACCGACATCCAGGCCGCCAGGTATTGCCGTTGGAGACCGGTCAGTGAACTGGTGAGCTGGAACCGCGACTTGGTGTCTCCCGGCGCGGTGGCCAGGACGTAGTAGCCGGGCTGGTTCGCGACACCGGAGGCGGACGCGTTCACGCCGCCTTCCTGCGTCGGGTCCTGCGGAACGCTCCAGAAGGCCTGCTGCGCGTAGAACTCCGCCGGGTTGTTCACGTGGTACTTCGACAGGAGTTCCCGCTGCACCTTGAAGAGATCTTCGGGGTAGCGGAAGTGCGACCGCAGGTCCGGCGAGATCTCACTGCTCGGCTTGACCAGTCCCGGGAAGACGTTCTTCCAGGCATTGAGCACCGGCTCGTTGTCCTCGACCCCGTACAGGGTCACGGTGCCGTCGAACGCGTCGACGGTGGCCTTGACCGAGTTGCGGATGTAGTTGAGCGAGGAGTTCGCCTGGCGGGTGGTGCCGCTGAGCGAGTCGTTGGTCGCCTGGCCGAGCTGGGTCTGCTGGGCGTACGGGAAGTTGTTCATCGTGGTGTAGCCGTCGACGATCCAGATGATCTTGCCGTTGACGACCGCCGGATACGGGTCACCGTCGAGGGTCAGCCACGGGGCGACCTTGGCGACGCGATCCCGCGGTTCGCGGTTGAACATGATCTTGGATCCGTCGCCGATGGCGTCGGAGAAGAGGATGTTCCGCTCGCCGTACTCGGCGGCGAAGACGAGCCGGTTGAACCAGTTGTCGATCGGCACGCCGCCGGAGCCCTTGTAGATGTAGCCGCGGTCGACGGCGGTGTCGTACTCGCCGGGCGCCTGCCCGGCCTTGCCGCCGACGATCGCGTACGCGGCGTCGGTCGCCAGCTCGCCGTAGTAGATGCGGGGTTCGTCCACCTTGATACCCGGCTTGCTCGGGTCGGTCGAGCCGGCGCCGGCCGGGTTCTGGGTGTCGCTGGTGGTGGCGATCGGGTAACCGCCGTCGGAGTTGGCGTCCTTCAGAGCACGGTCGATCGTGTTGGCCGGAGCGGCGACGAAGCCGTTTCCGTGCGTGTACACGAGGTGCTTGTTGATCCAGTTCGTCTGGTTGCCGGTGAGACCTTCGGTCTTGATCTCCTTGGCCGCGACGATGTAGTCCTGCGTGACCCCGTTCAGGGTGTAGCGGTCGATGTCCAGCTTCGACGGGAAGCCGTAGAAGTTCTCACGGCCGACGCGCTGGGTGAAGGTGTCGCTGAGGATGTTCGGGTCGAGGAGCCGGATGTTCGGGACCGTCCCCTTGTCCGCCTTGATCTCCGCGGAGGTCGCCTCGGACTTCCCGGTGTAGTCCTTGTACTCGACGTTGGTCAGGCCGAACGCCTGACGGGTCGCGTCCATGTTGCGCTGGATGGACGCGGATTCCTTCTCGTTCGCGTTGGGACGCACCGAGAACTGGTCGAGCACGGCGGGCCACGCGACGCCGACGAGCACGTTCGACAGGATCAGCAGCACCAGCGCGATCGCGGGCAGCTGCAGGTTGCGCAGGAACGCGCCGGCGAAGAACGCGACGGCACAGATCACCGAGATGCACAGAAGGATCAGCTTCGCGGGCAGGACCGCGTTCAGGTCGGTGTAGGTCGCACCGATGAAGAGCGGCGCCCCCTGTCGGAGAGCAGCAGGTTGTAGCGATCGAAGAAGTACTCGACCGCCTTCAGCAGCACGAAGATGCCGATGGTGATGGCGAGCTGGGCACGGGTCGGGCCGGCGAGCTGGCCGCCCTTACCCGCGAGCCGGATGCCGCCGAAGATGTAGTGCGCGATCAGCGCGCCGAAGAACGCGATGACGACGGAGATGAACAGCCAGCCCAGGAGCCAGTTGTAGAACGGCAGGTCGAAGGCGTAGAAGCCGACGTCGTTGCCGAACTCGGGATCGGTCTGCCCGAATCGCGTGCCGTTCAGGAACAGCTGCACGACCTGCCAGTCGCTCTGCGCGGACGCGCCGGCGATGAGCCCGGTGAGCACCGGGATGCCGATGCCGAAAAGGCGGATCCGGCCGACGATCGCCGACCGATAGCGCGCGAGCGGATCGTCGTTGCCGGAGATCGGCACGAAGACGGGCCTCGACCGGTACGCGATCATCAAACTGATCGCGAGCGATCCACCCACCAGGAGCCCGACGGCGAAGAACAAGACGACACGGGTGATCAACACCGTGCTGAAGACCGTCCGGGCGCCGACCTCGCCGAACCACAACCAGTCGACATAGGTGTCCAGCAGTCTCGCGCCCAGCAGCAGGGCCAGGATGACTACGGCGGCGATGATGAGCAGGATCCGGCTGCGCCGGGACAGCTTCGGCAGGCTCACGGGGGGCCGAGTGGCCACTGCACACGCTCCTGGTTTGGTGAACTTTTCGCAGGGGCGCGCGTACCGCGTGCGGCCCCTGATGCTCTAACTCTACGGATGCCGTCGGAAGTTCCCGGAACCCGCCCAAACCGGACTCGGGACGCCGCTCTCCCGGCCGCCTGGAACGATGTGCCAATGGCACCGAGTGAGCAGCAGGGCGTGGCCGGCCTGGCCCGCGAAGTCGAGGAGTTCGTCGCCTCCGGAGGATGGGACCAGCCGCCGCAGCTGTTCGCGCTGGTCCCGACCGCAGCGCTGCTGGACGAGCAGCCCGAACTGGCCGGACAGCTCGATCCGTCGGCCCCGCTGACGCCGGTCGCGCAGGAGTCGCTGCCGGAGGGTGACCTGGGAGAAGCGCTGGCGCAGATCGCCTGGCCCGATCTGGTCCTGGGCTGCGCGCTCGCGCAGGAGATCATCGTGCTGCCGCCGGACGCCGAAGCCGAGCTTCCCGTCGTGCCCGAGACCGATGCCGAACGCCTGCGCCAAGCGGCGGCCGACCACCCGCGCCGGACCGAAGCCCGGCTCGTCGCGGCCGTCCTGCGGGATGGCGCCGGAGCATGCGTCATGCGGCTTCGCGGCGCCGGGAAGGCTGAAGAACCCGGCGACGTCCCTGTCGACGAGATCATCGAGAACCCGGAGCTGGCCCCCAACCTGCTGGAAGCCCTGAAGGCGACCCTGCTCCCCTGACCAGCGAAAAGAGAGCAAGGGACCTTTGCTACTACCCGGCCCAAGACGCACCGCCGGGCGATAGCAAAGGTCCCTTGCTCTCGTCAGTCAGATCCGCGGGGTGGTAGCAAAGGTCCCTTGCTCCCCCGGCGGTCAGCAGGAGGCGGTGGGCCGTCCCGCCTTGAGGTTCTCGAGCTGCGCGATCGCCTCGTCCAGCGTGGAAACCTTGATCAGGTTCAGGCCTTCGGGCGCGGCGGTCTTCGCCTCGGCGCAGTTGTGCGCGGGCACCAGGAAGTCGGTGGCGCCTGCCTCGCGGGCGCCGACCACCTTGAACGAGATGCCGCCGATCGCTCCGACGACGCCCTTCTCCGAGATCTCGCCCGTTCCGGCGATGTGCCTGCCACCGGCGAGGTCGCCGGGCTCCATCTTGTCGACGATCGCGAGCGCGAACATCAGTCCCGCCGACGGACCGCCGACGTCCTGCAGCGAGATCTTCACGTCGAAGGGAACGTCGGCGCGGTCCACCGCGGTCAGGCCCATGAAGCCTTCCGGCCCGTCGGGCCGCTGCGCGAGCGTGAGCGGCACGGTGCGTTCGGCCTGCCCGTCGGACTTGAAGGTGATCTGGACGGTCTGCCCGGGCTTCGTCCCGTTCAGGGCGGCCCGCACGTCGGTCGCTTCCTTGACCGTCGACCCGTTGACCACCAGAAGCCGGTCCCCC from Amycolatopsis sp. EV170708-02-1 includes:
- a CDS encoding acyltransferase, with the translated sequence MHTSGKQGRDRFLDIVRAVAILAVVVQHWGMPVLSYADGHLSTGNALATPGWWVITWLSQVMPLVFFAGGAANLISLSRAESSRSWLAARLKRLMIPVLPLVAVWLFVPDILRGMGIPEQPLQVGGAIAAQLLWFLAVYVLTVLLTPMLAAAHRRWGLKVPLVMLAAAVLVDVARFNDLGLIGFANAVFVWMAVHQLGFHYAQGRLGSLSRNAALGMAGAGFGITALMVAFGPYPASMIGMPGAPVSNMSPPTVLLAFLAIGQIGLLLAFKPQLNALATRPSFDAALKWIGPRFMSVYLWHMPALIVVSGVAVYGLGYETPEPGSVLWLTMLPAWLGACGLVLLGLLRMFARFEAQGSGPASTAHTPQLVVAGLAIAGGLLGLAAHGFAPLSDGLAQGPAPWVALATGGFLLAGKQIQVSELGTRLLGRAVSVTEVAQLKR
- the prfB gene encoding peptide chain release factor 2, which produces MSDEFDAALKDLAGKLTQIESVMDLDALRAQVAELEEQASSPNLWDDPEAAQKVTSQLSHRQSELRRISELRQRLDDLGVLYELAEAEGDSASVAESESELTALTKDIDGLEVRTLLSGEYDPRNAVVTIRSEAGGVDAADWAEMLLRMYLRWAERHNYPTDVYDISYAEEAGIKSATFKVSAPYVYGTLSVEQGTHRLVRISPFDNQSRRQTSFAHVEVMPEVEEVDHVDIPEKDIRVDVYRSSGPGGQSVNTTDSAVRITHIPTGVVVSCQNEKSQLQNKAAAMKVLQARLLQRKKEEERAEMDALKDGGSSWGNQMRSYVLHPYQMVKDLRTEFEVGNPSSVLDGEIDGFLEAGIRWRKQSGAA
- the ftsE gene encoding cell division ATP-binding protein FtsE; this encodes MIRLEEVSKVYKTSTRPALERVSVEIDKGEFVFLIGPSGSGKSTFLRLLLREEVPSKGRVMVSNFDVAKLARRRVPRLRQTIGCVFQDFRLLSNKTVAENVAFALEVIGKPRPTIRKVVPEVLELVGLDGKADRLPNELSGGEQQRVAIARAFVNRPLVLLADEPTGNLDPDTSQDIMLLLERINRTGTTVLMATHDHSIVDSMRRRVVELQLGKVIRDDARGVYGIGR
- the smpB gene encoding SsrA-binding protein SmpB, with the protein product MPKERGQKVIVSNRKARHDYSILDTYEAGLVLVGTEVKSLREGRASLADAFATVDDGEVWLRNVHIPEYVQGTWTNHTPRRTRKLLLHRQEIEKLIGKTKESGLSLVPLSMYFKDGKVKVEIALAKGKKSYDKRQDIAKRDAQRTISRAMGRALKGRYND
- the ftsX gene encoding permease-like cell division protein FtsX, with product MRASFVFSEVVTGLRRNVTMTIAMILTTAVSLAMLGFGLLAVGTIDKMKANFLADVEVSVYLVNDISAGDPNCSQSACQTLRQQLQGNEGVESVVFENREQSYERFKKMFESQPELLALTGPEALPASLHVKLKNPERSQAIIQEYTGKPGVSKVDDQQKALDRVFNALNGVRNLAFGAALIMAIAALLLIANTIQVSAFTRRTEVGIMRLVGATRWYTQLPFLLEAVVAGLVGAIIGIVFLILTKVLLLDLVLTGDVFPAVGMLELLFPVAPILLAVSIVISAITGYVTLRLYVRH
- a CDS encoding amidohydrolase family protein, with product MIHGPASDADIPGWISALGIDGLVDLHLHFLPKRVMDKVWAYFDQAEEHYGMAWPVHYRTPEEERVETLRSLGVRRFAPLVYPHKPGMAEWLTSWALEFAERVPEAVPTGTFYPEPGALSVVDGALRAGARCFKAHVQVGAYDPRDELLDGVWGALADAGVPVVVHCGHGPLKGAYTGLRLFEEILVRHPRLTLVLAHAGMPEIDFAFELAGKYPRVYLDTTMVGVEFTSHGNPLPPDWQDLLAEFPDRVVLGTDFPNIPYSYATQLQAIAGWAADDRLGEPFLRAVLHDTPAKLLSV